The following are encoded together in the Echeneis naucrates chromosome 9, fEcheNa1.1, whole genome shotgun sequence genome:
- the specc1la gene encoding cytospin-A, whose protein sequence is MKKSVRTVASKVSADRGKAEALATAGTGKPGAKTGITAPLSKMKSNDDLLAAMAGGNSASNSGTAKTKRTTSIGTSANNLDNKQKTSGFSSKRTTSSTSKEPNSSRDRLRTSRISAAKKQLVSGTVAGDVPSGKRSCSQNLTENEGRMSKSKSDGQISDKVALEAKVKDLLGLAKSKDVEILHLRSELRDMRAQLGLGRKEFPLQEEAGEEEKPQVSAITAADVESTLILLQEQNQTIREELNLLKSENRMLKDRLNALGFSLEQRLDGSDKLFNYASLSPDHLAAGIGQGESGGLGTLTPSAEGSAPGSLEDLLTGHQHGGSADNLDSESSEVYQAVTSSDDALDAPSGTSSSSESECAPSRERSRRGSSGNASEVSVACLTERIHQMEENQHSTAEELQATLQELADLQQITQELNGENERLGEEKVILMDSLCQQSDKLELYGRQIEYLRSLLDEHHICYVLEEDIKSGRYLELEQRYADLADNARFEREQLLGVQQHLSNTLKMAEQDNAEAQEMIGALKERNHQMERIMESERQDRSAMAAVLEEYKAAVSNDQAELSRCRSQLDQERQKVAELYSLHTAGDKNDICQLLEGVRLGKEEAEAKAAKMQEEMEQAHGELSRLQETFTKMDREYRDFQEQVQQQMTEQEHALEKQRIELQEKETEIADMKETIFELEDEVEQHRALKLHDNLIITDLENSVKKLQDQKHDMEREIKILHRRLREESMEWRQFQADLQTAVVIANDIKSEAQEEIGDLRRRLQEVQEKNEKLSKELDEVKSRKQEEERGRVYNYMNAVERDLAALRQGMGLSRRSSTSSEPSPTVKTLIKSFDSASQGPPSTSASVAPTATAAPLPRTPLSPSPMKTPPAAAVSPIQRHSLTGSMSAPKPLSSLSDKRPSYTDITMPAEHLLRGTSGSRPPSVLQRVSNMDSTKAISVSRRSSEEIKRDMSTSDGTSSSSLIAMSAASSPLSLSSSSPTASITPTARSRLREERKDPLSALAREYGGSKRNALLKWCQKKTEGYQNIDITNFSSSWNDGLAFCAVLHTYLPAHIPYQELTSQEKRRNFTLAFQAAESVGIKCTLDINEMVHTERPDWQSVMTYVTAIYKYFET, encoded by the exons ATGAAGAAGTCGGTTCGGACAGTGGCGAGTAAAGTGAGTGCAGATCGGGGGAAGGCTGAGGCTTTGGCCACTGCTGGCACTGGAAAGCCTGGAGCCAAAACTGGCATCACAGCACCTCTGTCCAAG ATGAAAAGCAATGATGATCTTTTAGCAGCAATGGCTGGAGGGAATTCTGCATCGAATAGTGGCACTGCCAAGACCAAGAGGACCACCTCCATTGGGACTAGTGCTAACAATCTAgacaacaagcaaaaaacatCAG GATTTTCGTCCAAGCGTACAACATCCTCAACTTCAAAGGAGCCAAATTCATCACGAGATCGTCTTCGGACATCCAGGATATCAGCTGCTAAGAAGCAGTTAGTATCAGGGACTGTAGCAGGAGATGTGCCCTCTGGGAAGCGCTCTTGTAGCCAGaatctgacagaaaatgaaggACGCATGAGCAAATCTAAATCAGACGGCCAAATTAGTGATAAGGTGGCTCTGGAGGCTAAAGTGAAAGACTTGTTAGGTTTGGCTAAAAGCAAAGACGTAGAGATCCTACATTTGCGCAGCGAGTTGAGGGACATGAGGGCCCAGCTTGGTTTGGGTAGGAAAGAGTTTCCACTGCAGGAAGAAGccggagaagaagaaaagcccCAAGTTTCAGCCATCACAGCTGCTGATGTGGAGTCCACTTTAATTCTCTTACAAGAGCAGAACCAAACAATCAGAGAGGAGCTCAACCTGCTTAAGAGTGAGAACCGCATGCTGAAGGACCGGCTGAATGCGCTGGGCTTCTCTTTGGAGCAAAGGTTGGATGGTTCCGACAAGTTGTTCAACTATGCTTCGCTGAGCCCAGACCACTTGGCCGCAGGCATTGGGCAGGGTGAAAGTGGGGGTTTGGGTACACTGACTCCCTCAGCTGAAGGCTCTGCCCCAGGCTCTTTGGAGGATTTGCTTACAGGACACCAGCATGGAGGCTCAGCGGACAACCTCGACAGTGAATCCAGCGAGGTCTACCAGGCTGTTACCTCCAGTGATGATGCTTTGGATGCTCCTTCTGGAACATCCTCATCATCTGAGTCAGAGTGTGCACCCAGCAGGGAGCGCTCACGGAGGGGCAGCAGTGGTAATGCCAGTGAGGTGTCGGTAGCTTGTTTGACAGAGCGCATCCACCAGATGGAAGAGAACCAGCACAGCACTGCTGAGGAGCTTCAGGCCACACTACAGGAGTTGGCTGATCTGCAGCAAATCACCCAGGAGCTGAATGGGGAGAATGAGCGACTTGGGGAGGAGAAGGTGATCCTCATGGATTCCTTGTGCCAGCAGAGTGACAAGCTTGAGCTCTATGGTCGCCAAATCGAGTATCTACGCTCCCTACTGGATGAGCACCACATTTGTTACGTTTTAGAAGAAGATATCAAGAGTGGCCGCTACTTGGAGCTGGAGCAGCGCTATGCAGACCTGGCAGATAATGCTCGCTTTGAAAGAGAGCAGCTGCTTGGGGTGCAACAACACCTGTCCAACACGCTAAAGATGGCTGAACAAGACAATGCTGAGGCCCAGGAGATGATTGGCGCACTCAAGGAGAGGAACCACCAAATGGAACGGATAATGGAGTCTGAGAGGCAGGACCGGTCTGCCATGGCTGCTGTGCTTGAGGAGTACAAGGCAGCAGTGAGCAATGACCAGGCGGAGCTGAGCCGCTGCAGGTCCCAGCTGGACCAGGAGAGGCAAAAGGTGGCTGAATTGTACTCTCTTCACACTGCGGGAGACAAGAACGACATCTGCCAGTTGCTGGAAGGTGTGCGGCTGGggaaggaggaggctgaggcGAAGGCTGCAAAGATGCAGGAGGAGATGGAACAAGCCCACGGTGAACTCAGCAGGCTGCAGGAGACTTTCACCAAG ATGGACAGAGAGTACAGGGACTTCCAAGAACAGGTGCAACAACAGATGACTGAGCAGGAGCACGCGCTGGAAAAGCAGCGCATAGAGCTGCaggaaaaggagacagagatcGCAGACATGAAGGAAACGATCTTTGAGCTGGAGGATGAGGTAGAGCAGCACAGAGCTCTGAAACTCCACGACAACCTCATCATCACAGACCTTGAAA acTCTGTGAAGAAGTTGCAGGACCAGAAGCAtgacatggagagagagattaaGATTCTTCACCGCAGACTGAGG GAAGAGTCAATGGAGTGGCGTCAGTTCCAGGCTGACCTGCAGACAGCTGTTGTCATTGCTAATGACATTAAGTCGGAAGCGCAGGAGGAGATTGGAGACTTGCGGCGGCGACTACAGGAAGTGCAGGAGAAGAACGAGAAGCTGAGCAAAGAGCTGGATGAGGTCAAGAGCCGCAA gcaggaagaggagagaggccGCGTATACAACTACATGAACGCTGTGGAAAGAGACCTGGCTGCTCTCAGACAAGGGATGGGCCTCAGCCGGCGTTCTTCCACCTCTTCAGAGCCTTCCCCCACTGTCAAGACACTCATCAAGAGCTTTGACAGTGCCTCACAAG GTCCACCTTCAACCAGTGCCTCCGTGGCTCCAACCGCAACAGCTGCCCCACTCCCACGTACCCCCCTTAGCCCCAGTCCAATGAAGAcgcctccagctgctgctgtttcaccCATACAG AGACACTCCCTAACTGGGTCTATGTCAGCACCCAAGCCACTCTCTTCACTGAGTGACAAGAGGCCCAGCTACACAGACATCACCATGCCAG CTGAACACCTTCTCAGGGGAACCTCGGGTAGTCGACCTCCATCAGTTCTCCAGAGGGTCTCCAACATGGACTCCACCAAGGCAATTTCAG TGTCCCGCAGGAGCAGTGAAGAGATAAAAAGGGACATGTCCACCTCAGATGGgacctcctcatcctccctaATTGCTATGAGTGCagcatcttctcctctctccctgtcttcctcctctcccacagCCTCCATCACCCCCACAGCACGTAGTCGTCTAAG agaggagagaaaggaccCACTGTCAGCACTGGCCAGGGAGTATGGAGGCTCCAAAAGAAATGCTTTGCTGAAGTGGTGCCAGAAGAAGACTGAGGGTTACCAG AACATTGATATCACAAACTTCAGCAGTAGCTGGAACGATGGCCTGGCCTTCTGTGCTGTGCTCCACACCTATCTGCCTGCACACATCCCTTACCAGGAGCTCACCAGCCAAGAGAAG aGGAGAAATTTCACCTTAGCTTTCCAAGCTGCAGAGAGTGTGGGCATCAAATGCACTTTG GACATCAATGAGATggtccacacagagaggccggACTGGCAAAGTGTCATGACCTATGTCACAGCCATATACAAGTACTTTGAGACCTGA